The Stratiformator vulcanicus genome has a segment encoding these proteins:
- a CDS encoding TIR domain-containing protein, with protein sequence MSGFRVRRLRPNQVPVIRDLQAEASYLASCFPRHSVWLDRALNDIAKGKGRIAYGLFRPVWVGDHTSEEIIGCVILTQPSLSETDAVVVKNLIVKELEQEKGNKSAAGKGVAQSTLPYSSAKVAGMTQLLEKCEAFAILRGFRELIVEIPSTENSEIEFYVSHGFSVVGTRPDVYVRGDVIYRLRKTLIESYRGDPHDMESITRWIAKHYFKMRGLPDFSLRSSEIPLDCLGTDALTALDFEIRPADWQSPAKVEPLKARWVICRKYFPNASIIEHELTNSDYDIFEGFDLKLFLTPYVPRSDTFDRIRTSSSTARVFNRVWLELNTGPDTTVRRDAIPIEDISGLLFELHSTSASRLYHAQQNGKELIFPVASGIGRSWWEHGFSDDEPRVLLYHGDGGPSRKDKGPGVWADCRIVGVPNQESYEEILERVSNNETVFSQNDFFYYMNSFHSSYRGLNGEMMAFTVADFRVLSRSFPLEHFASDTFKRTFSGGRISPEELPYIDSELEVSACYVDEDTLNKWSVHASAAALWQPRKYQAFISYRRTDAKRFAERLYRHLRDKFPSEGAFLDSAEISTGEDIREKIEQSIATSNVVVMLLSHDWRGKQSMEKPDRIVSDKDYVHLETKIAVSLARQKKVKVLPYFINDADLNAIGDDLDFLQFLSELNITSLPSEEEIGLDIISRDIEQLVNDEKRVDLLTDDGVE encoded by the coding sequence GTGAGTGGTTTTCGTGTCCGGCGCCTTCGGCCTAATCAGGTCCCAGTCATTAGAGATCTGCAGGCTGAGGCGAGCTACCTTGCGAGTTGCTTTCCACGCCACTCGGTATGGCTTGACCGCGCTCTCAATGATATCGCAAAAGGCAAGGGTCGGATTGCATACGGGCTGTTTCGACCGGTATGGGTCGGCGATCACACGTCCGAAGAGATTATTGGCTGCGTGATCTTGACGCAGCCATCACTCTCCGAGACAGACGCGGTTGTCGTAAAAAATCTGATCGTTAAGGAGCTTGAGCAAGAGAAAGGTAACAAGTCGGCTGCGGGGAAAGGTGTAGCGCAATCGACGCTGCCGTATTCCTCGGCGAAAGTTGCAGGGATGACCCAACTTCTGGAGAAATGCGAGGCGTTTGCAATTCTGCGTGGATTTCGGGAATTAATTGTCGAGATTCCCTCGACTGAGAACAGCGAGATTGAATTTTACGTCTCCCATGGATTCTCGGTCGTTGGTACCCGCCCGGACGTTTATGTTCGGGGAGATGTCATTTATCGTTTGCGAAAAACATTAATAGAATCTTATCGTGGCGACCCTCACGATATGGAGTCAATCACGAGGTGGATAGCAAAGCATTACTTTAAAATGCGTGGGTTGCCGGACTTCAGCTTGCGATCTTCCGAAATTCCATTGGATTGTCTTGGGACGGATGCCTTAACCGCTCTAGACTTTGAAATTCGCCCCGCAGATTGGCAGTCGCCTGCCAAAGTCGAACCACTCAAGGCACGGTGGGTGATTTGCCGGAAGTATTTTCCGAATGCTTCCATCATCGAACACGAATTAACTAATAGCGATTACGATATCTTCGAAGGCTTTGATCTCAAGCTATTCTTAACGCCATATGTACCAAGGAGCGATACGTTTGATCGCATTCGCACATCTTCGAGTACGGCAAGGGTATTCAATCGGGTTTGGCTAGAATTGAACACGGGGCCCGACACTACGGTGAGGCGAGATGCTATTCCTATCGAGGACATTTCCGGCTTGTTGTTCGAGCTACATTCAACGTCGGCATCTCGGCTCTACCACGCACAGCAGAATGGGAAAGAACTCATCTTCCCGGTTGCGAGCGGGATAGGTAGATCGTGGTGGGAGCATGGTTTCTCTGATGATGAGCCACGTGTCCTGCTGTACCACGGGGATGGAGGACCGTCAAGAAAGGACAAAGGCCCTGGAGTTTGGGCCGACTGCCGAATAGTTGGGGTGCCGAATCAAGAGTCATACGAAGAGATTCTTGAGAGGGTGAGCAATAATGAGACGGTTTTTTCGCAGAATGACTTTTTCTACTACATGAATTCCTTTCACTCATCTTACCGCGGCCTCAACGGTGAGATGATGGCTTTCACAGTTGCTGATTTCAGAGTCCTTTCTAGAAGCTTTCCGCTAGAGCATTTCGCATCAGATACTTTCAAGAGAACATTCTCCGGTGGTCGAATAAGCCCTGAAGAGCTCCCATATATCGATAGCGAACTCGAAGTCTCCGCGTGCTACGTTGACGAAGACACATTAAATAAATGGAGCGTGCATGCATCTGCTGCCGCTCTTTGGCAACCGAGAAAGTATCAAGCGTTTATTTCCTACAGAAGAACTGATGCGAAAAGGTTTGCTGAACGGCTTTACCGTCATCTTAGAGACAAATTCCCGTCCGAAGGAGCCTTTCTTGATTCTGCGGAAATATCCACCGGTGAAGATATCCGAGAGAAGATCGAACAATCGATTGCAACATCTAATGTGGTCGTAATGCTGCTCTCTCATGATTGGCGAGGCAAGCAAAGTATGGAGAAGCCCGATCGAATTGTGAGCGATAAAGACTATGTTCATCTTGAGACGAAAATTGCTGTCTCGCTCGCACGTCAGAAAAAGGTCAAAGTTCTGCCATACTTTATTAATGACGCAGATTTAAACGCGATCGGAGATGACCTTGACTTTCTACAATTCCTGTCAGAGCTCAATATCACCTCGCTTCCCTCAGAGGAGGAAATCGGCCTTGATATCATTTCCCGTGATATCGAACAGCTGGTGAACGATGAAAAGAGAGTTGATTTGTTGACCGATGATGGGGTGGAATGA
- the lepA gene encoding translation elongation factor 4 yields the protein MDPQYIRNFSIIAHIDHGKSTLADQLLLKTGAITEREFHNQILDDLDVERERGITVKARTVALNYKHTDGQMYELNLIDTPGHVDFHYEVNRSLAACEGALLLVDAFQGVQAQTVANAYAAIEVDLEIITVVNKIDLPVTRIDDVLEEVETILGLDPYEALKVSAKKGTNIEDVFQAIVEKVPPPSGKVDNPLTALIFDAKYDPFRGVIVYVRVVEGTLKKGDPVRFMRKAFSDEVIEVGQFRPKGEPCKTLSAGQVGYIITGQKQLDHIDIGDTITHPKEAELITPLPGYQKPKQMVFCGMYPIDSKDFEKLRDELGRLSLNDSSFSFAPETSDALGFGFRCGFLGMLHMEIVQQRLEKEQDVDLIQTAPNVSYEIKMRNGDVVKIDNPQDVPDAGSIDEFREPIARVNFIVPKEHIGSIMQLCAERRGEYRTTEFIGGDRARLEYDLPLAEIVYDMYDKLKSITQGYGTMDYEVQRMEPAELVKMDILVNAERVDALATIVHRTTADRRGRGLCKKLKEEISKHQFQIPIQAAIGGKVIARETISALRKNVTAKCYGGDITRKRKLLEKQKEGKKRMKQFGRVEIPQKAFLSVLSAGEE from the coding sequence ATGGATCCGCAGTACATCCGCAACTTTTCCATAATCGCGCACATCGATCATGGGAAGAGTACGCTCGCCGATCAGCTCCTCCTGAAAACCGGGGCGATCACCGAGCGCGAGTTCCACAACCAGATTCTCGACGACCTCGATGTCGAGCGGGAACGAGGTATCACTGTCAAAGCCCGGACGGTTGCGCTCAACTACAAGCACACCGACGGTCAGATGTACGAGCTCAATCTGATCGACACGCCCGGCCACGTCGACTTCCACTACGAGGTCAACCGCAGCCTCGCCGCATGCGAAGGGGCGCTGCTGCTGGTCGACGCCTTTCAGGGCGTGCAGGCTCAAACGGTCGCCAACGCCTACGCCGCGATCGAGGTCGACCTCGAAATCATCACCGTGGTCAACAAGATCGACCTCCCGGTCACGCGGATCGACGACGTCCTTGAGGAAGTCGAGACGATCCTCGGTCTCGATCCCTACGAGGCGCTAAAGGTCAGCGCCAAGAAGGGCACGAATATCGAAGACGTGTTCCAAGCGATCGTCGAGAAGGTCCCACCCCCGTCGGGAAAAGTTGACAACCCGCTGACCGCCTTAATTTTCGATGCCAAGTACGACCCGTTCCGCGGCGTCATTGTCTACGTGCGGGTCGTCGAGGGCACTCTTAAGAAAGGCGACCCCGTCCGCTTCATGCGGAAAGCATTCAGCGATGAAGTAATTGAAGTGGGTCAGTTCCGGCCCAAGGGAGAGCCGTGCAAAACGCTGTCAGCCGGTCAGGTCGGATATATCATCACCGGCCAGAAACAGCTCGACCATATCGACATCGGCGACACGATCACCCATCCCAAAGAGGCCGAGCTCATCACGCCGCTGCCGGGCTACCAGAAGCCCAAGCAAATGGTGTTCTGCGGGATGTACCCGATCGACTCGAAAGACTTCGAAAAGCTCCGCGACGAGCTCGGCCGCCTGTCACTTAATGACAGCAGCTTTTCGTTTGCGCCGGAAACCTCCGACGCCCTCGGCTTCGGCTTCCGCTGCGGCTTCCTCGGAATGCTCCACATGGAGATCGTCCAGCAGCGATTGGAGAAAGAGCAGGATGTCGACCTGATCCAGACAGCGCCTAACGTCTCCTATGAAATTAAGATGCGTAACGGCGACGTGGTAAAAATTGACAATCCACAAGACGTCCCCGACGCGGGCTCGATCGACGAGTTTCGCGAACCGATTGCCCGCGTGAACTTCATCGTACCGAAGGAGCATATCGGTTCGATCATGCAATTATGCGCCGAGCGGCGCGGCGAGTACCGCACAACCGAATTTATCGGCGGCGACCGCGCCCGGCTGGAGTACGACCTCCCGCTGGCCGAGATCGTCTACGACATGTACGACAAACTCAAAAGCATCACGCAGGGCTACGGCACGATGGACTACGAAGTCCAGCGGATGGAACCTGCCGAGTTGGTCAAAATGGACATCCTCGTCAACGCCGAACGAGTCGACGCCCTCGCCACGATCGTGCACCGCACCACCGCCGACCGCCGCGGCCGCGGTCTGTGTAAGAAATTAAAAGAGGAAATCTCCAAGCACCAGTTTCAAATCCCCATTCAAGCCGCCATCGGCGGCAAAGTCATCGCCCGCGAAACCATCTCCGCCCTCCGCAAAAACGTCACCGCCAAATGCTACGGCGGCGACATCACGCGGAAGAGAAAGCTCCTCGAAAAGCAAAAAGAGGGCAAGAAGCGGATGAAACAATTCGGCCGCGTCGAGATCCCGCAAAAGGCGTTTTTGAGTGTACTGAGCGCGGGGGAAGAGTAG
- a CDS encoding YybH family protein, giving the protein MKSLPSLAALLLFGAALPHATADDPTDRVRSNVAAYVEAFNAHDASKAAGFWSEVGCYRGPDGTLIEGREAIRTGYAGLFESSPDIKIEVDVLAIRQTSPSVILEQGTATLLAGEDVKRDLVYKATHIRTSDGWKLDSVNELDAAAGGEHQTALEPLSFLIGNWVDDGGDFKIKMTCIWSKNRHSLLRKFEVVSAGTLELEGTQIIAWDPRREEIRSWLFDSEGGIGKGTWERSGDRWIVTNVQTQGDGSLAAAVNTITPLDDDRYLWQSTEREVGGRLLPDIAPVTVVRKGASENADPPEEEHSNSNSHDSNAAAQEEK; this is encoded by the coding sequence ATGAAGTCCCTGCCGTCGCTCGCGGCGCTGCTGTTGTTCGGCGCCGCATTGCCGCACGCCACCGCCGACGATCCGACCGACCGGGTGCGGTCGAACGTCGCCGCTTATGTCGAAGCCTTCAACGCTCATGATGCATCCAAAGCCGCCGGCTTCTGGTCGGAAGTCGGGTGCTATCGAGGTCCCGATGGCACGCTCATTGAAGGTCGCGAGGCGATTCGCACCGGGTATGCGGGACTGTTCGAATCGTCTCCCGACATCAAGATTGAAGTCGATGTGCTTGCCATTCGGCAGACCTCGCCGAGTGTCATTCTTGAACAGGGAACGGCAACGCTGCTGGCGGGTGAGGACGTCAAACGTGATCTGGTCTACAAAGCAACGCACATCCGCACGTCGGACGGATGGAAGCTCGATAGCGTGAATGAACTGGATGCCGCCGCCGGCGGCGAACATCAGACGGCCTTGGAACCGCTCTCGTTTCTGATCGGTAATTGGGTTGATGACGGCGGCGACTTCAAAATTAAGATGACCTGCATCTGGTCGAAGAACAGACACTCATTGCTCCGCAAGTTCGAAGTGGTCTCCGCAGGGACCCTCGAACTCGAAGGCACCCAGATCATCGCTTGGGACCCACGCCGCGAAGAAATCCGCTCGTGGTTGTTCGATAGTGAAGGCGGCATCGGTAAGGGCACATGGGAGCGATCCGGGGATCGCTGGATCGTGACCAACGTGCAAACCCAGGGCGACGGCTCTTTGGCGGCAGCGGTCAATACGATTACGCCGCTCGACGACGACCGTTATCTGTGGCAGTCGACCGAGAGGGAGGTGGGCGGACGCCTGTTGCCGGACATCGCGCCGGTCACCGTTGTCCGGAAGGGAGCGAGCGAGAACGCCGATCCGCCGGAAGAGGAACATTCGAACTCAAACTCTCACGACAGCAACGCGGCCGCCCAGGAGGAGAAATAA
- a CDS encoding PP2C family protein-serine/threonine phosphatase yields the protein MRFDQSVRYATVSDVGLRRQNNEDSTTTRVASDAETFELRGHLFVVADGMGGHAVGELASGMCTDVLPQSYLKSKLDSPGEALVEAITNANAAIHEKGEMNSDFGRMGTTCSSLVLSKDGAYVGHVGDSRCYRIRRGRINQLTFDHSLQWELARRKGISVDVAEMYEPRNIITRSLGPEPKVDVDLEGPFQILSDDVYVLCSDGLTGHVTDPEIGAIAGSLPPAEACRLLVNLANVRGGSDNISVVIARVGKRPAGAPEPEPVDPTEPTNIWLLAGAWGVSGIFLLGIVLILFQRYVPGTIIVGLSVMALAGIGFRLWQLWFRSSSETTLHETGSSATRTWKAYRAATAQIDVPFARHLAQIESDLHRAAEEESWPLTSGEHERHYQRASKAMAKGDTRKAVAEYAAAIDCLMKGMHRHRKRRKQATLGSGEAAE from the coding sequence ATGCGGTTTGATCAATCGGTCCGTTACGCGACCGTCAGCGACGTCGGCTTGCGGCGCCAGAACAACGAGGATTCGACGACGACCCGCGTCGCGTCGGATGCCGAAACGTTTGAGTTGCGCGGCCATTTATTCGTCGTTGCCGACGGAATGGGTGGGCACGCCGTCGGCGAACTCGCCAGCGGAATGTGCACAGACGTATTGCCGCAGTCCTATTTGAAGTCAAAACTCGATTCGCCCGGCGAGGCGCTGGTCGAAGCGATCACCAATGCCAACGCGGCGATCCACGAAAAAGGAGAGATGAACTCCGATTTCGGCCGCATGGGGACGACCTGTTCGTCGCTCGTGCTCTCTAAAGACGGGGCCTACGTCGGACATGTCGGCGATAGCCGCTGCTACCGAATTCGTCGTGGTCGCATCAATCAACTGACGTTCGACCACAGCCTGCAGTGGGAACTGGCGCGGCGCAAGGGCATCAGCGTCGACGTGGCCGAGATGTACGAGCCGCGAAATATAATCACGCGGTCGCTCGGGCCGGAACCGAAGGTCGACGTCGACCTCGAAGGACCGTTTCAAATCCTGTCGGACGATGTCTACGTCCTCTGTTCCGACGGGCTGACGGGTCACGTGACCGACCCGGAAATCGGGGCCATCGCCGGATCATTGCCCCCGGCCGAGGCGTGTCGTCTTTTGGTCAATCTGGCCAACGTCCGCGGTGGATCGGACAATATTTCGGTGGTAATCGCCCGAGTCGGGAAGCGACCGGCCGGAGCTCCGGAGCCGGAACCGGTTGACCCAACCGAGCCGACGAACATCTGGCTGCTCGCCGGAGCGTGGGGCGTTTCGGGCATCTTTCTGCTCGGCATCGTCCTGATTCTGTTCCAGCGTTATGTCCCCGGAACGATTATCGTCGGGCTCTCCGTCATGGCCTTGGCGGGGATCGGCTTTCGCCTGTGGCAACTGTGGTTCCGGTCGTCCTCAGAAACGACCCTGCATGAAACAGGAAGCAGCGCGACCCGCACATGGAAGGCCTATCGCGCCGCGACGGCTCAAATCGACGTCCCGTTTGCGAGGCACCTCGCCCAGATCGAGTCCGACCTGCACAGGGCCGCCGAAGAGGAAAGTTGGCCCCTGACCTCCGGCGAGCACGAAAGGCACTATCAACGGGCCTCAAAAGCGATGGCCAAGGGGGACACCCGAAAAGCCGTTGCGGAATACGCCGCCGCCATCGACTGTCTGATGAAAGGCATGCACCGCCACCGCAAACGTCGCAAGCAGGCCACGCTCGGAAGCGGCGAAGCCGCAGAATGA
- a CDS encoding arylsulfatase, with translation MNRSLQYLSAAVMFLPGMLTNAAAADDRPNVIYIMADDLGYADLGCYGSEIETPVLDQLAAEGLRLRQFYNTAKCHSSRVCLLTGLYCGQAGDEAMNRGVTIAEVARQAGYSTQMSGKWHLRKQPTDRGFDRYYGHLSGATNFFTGDDTFRLNGKKWDDFGPDYYTTDAITDYALTFLDQARQEEKPYLLYVAYNAPHYPLQAPEEDVKKYRGRYSVGWDRIRADRHQRQVKLGIAEKQWGLSPRPKDVKAWEDLTDEQQDWEDFRMATYAAMVDRMDRNIGRLIADLKSNGEIDNTLIVFCSDNGACPFERTRGKQYQPWDSRSYWTYDKGWAHVGNTPFRLYKQNQHEGGISSPCIVHWPNGLKTDPGSISDQPAHLIDLMATLVDVAGAEYPTSYNDRAVEPLQGETLRPIFAGKEREPHEWLYFQFSTNRAIRRGDLKLVTPRAAPWELYDVAKDRTEMHNLIDKNAGLAAELKELWYDIAENVDQLSGKMLKPVRREKRPADQ, from the coding sequence ATGAATCGCTCGCTCCAGTATCTTTCAGCAGCCGTAATGTTCCTGCCCGGTATGCTAACGAATGCGGCCGCGGCGGATGACCGTCCGAATGTCATCTACATTATGGCCGATGACCTCGGCTATGCGGACCTCGGGTGTTACGGATCGGAAATTGAGACGCCCGTGCTGGATCAACTGGCGGCCGAAGGACTGCGGCTGCGCCAGTTCTATAACACGGCGAAGTGTCACTCATCCCGTGTTTGCTTATTAACGGGACTGTATTGCGGCCAGGCGGGCGATGAAGCCATGAATCGCGGCGTGACAATCGCCGAGGTCGCACGGCAAGCCGGGTACTCGACTCAGATGTCCGGGAAGTGGCACCTTAGAAAGCAGCCGACCGATCGCGGGTTTGATCGCTACTATGGGCACCTCAGCGGAGCGACCAATTTCTTCACCGGTGATGACACCTTCCGGTTAAACGGTAAAAAGTGGGATGACTTCGGCCCTGACTATTACACGACCGATGCCATCACCGATTACGCACTCACATTCTTAGATCAAGCGAGGCAGGAAGAGAAACCGTACCTGCTCTACGTCGCCTACAACGCACCGCACTATCCGCTGCAGGCCCCTGAAGAAGACGTGAAGAAATACCGCGGCCGATATTCTGTGGGATGGGATCGCATCCGAGCGGACCGGCATCAGCGGCAGGTGAAATTGGGCATCGCCGAGAAACAATGGGGGTTGAGTCCGCGACCGAAGGACGTGAAGGCGTGGGAGGACTTGACCGACGAGCAGCAAGACTGGGAAGACTTTCGCATGGCGACTTACGCCGCGATGGTCGACCGCATGGATCGCAACATCGGGCGTCTGATCGCCGACCTAAAATCGAATGGCGAAATCGACAATACGCTGATTGTATTCTGCTCAGACAATGGTGCCTGCCCGTTCGAGCGAACCAGAGGCAAGCAATATCAACCCTGGGATTCCCGATCCTATTGGACCTATGACAAGGGCTGGGCCCACGTCGGCAATACGCCGTTTCGCCTCTATAAACAGAATCAGCATGAAGGGGGAATCTCTTCGCCCTGCATCGTGCATTGGCCGAATGGCTTGAAGACCGATCCGGGTTCGATCTCCGATCAACCCGCGCACTTAATTGACCTGATGGCGACACTCGTCGATGTGGCGGGTGCCGAATATCCAACCTCTTATAACGACCGAGCCGTCGAACCGCTGCAAGGCGAGACCTTAAGACCGATTTTCGCGGGTAAGGAGCGGGAGCCGCATGAGTGGCTTTATTTTCAATTCTCGACAAACCGGGCGATACGACGCGGCGATTTGAAACTGGTCACGCCGCGGGCGGCCCCGTGGGAGCTCTACGACGTCGCGAAAGACCGAACGGAGATGCACAACCTGATCGACAAAAACGCCGGCCTTGCCGCGGAATTAAAGGAGCTTTGGTATGACATCGCGGAAAATGTCGATCAGTTGAGCGGCAAGATGCTCAAACCAGTGCGAAGGGAAAAGCGTCCGGCGGATCAGTAG
- a CDS encoding MlaD family protein, which produces MSERQLQFRVGIFTVFAIVAASAMVIAFGKVDSLFDESYQIAVHFEKAPGIFPGTPVRKNGISIGKVVDIRFDDEHGGVIIVADIQQHVKLRTDAKPLLQRTLIGDASINFEPGTSQEFVKPGQQLHGVPPIDPMEIVGRLETQFSDAVASLEQTSIEYRSLAKNVNGLINENRGQIEVIIAKAATSLDEFAVTMRGMQNAIDAANALVADEANQKAIKETLQILPTLVEDTRKTVNAAQRTISNIDENMINLKNVTGPLAERSERMTARVESILVSAEGFAAELDKFAHLVNDGDGSLHLLASDPKLYKNLNRSAESLSVLLSNLGPVLRDLRVFSDKIARHPELIGVRGALRGSDGLKSDTRPVPSPPERTSNGSSSRAGRSDFR; this is translated from the coding sequence ATGAGTGAACGCCAGCTTCAATTTCGAGTCGGCATCTTTACGGTCTTCGCGATCGTCGCGGCTTCCGCCATGGTGATCGCCTTCGGAAAGGTCGACTCTTTATTCGACGAGTCGTATCAAATTGCCGTCCACTTCGAGAAAGCGCCCGGAATCTTTCCGGGGACGCCGGTTCGCAAGAACGGCATTTCGATCGGAAAGGTCGTCGACATTCGCTTCGATGACGAACATGGCGGAGTGATCATTGTCGCCGATATCCAGCAACACGTTAAACTGCGGACGGATGCCAAACCGCTGCTCCAGCGGACGCTCATCGGCGACGCGAGCATTAACTTTGAACCGGGGACATCGCAGGAATTTGTTAAGCCCGGACAGCAGCTTCACGGCGTTCCGCCGATCGACCCGATGGAGATCGTCGGACGCCTTGAGACACAGTTTTCCGACGCGGTCGCTTCGCTCGAACAAACGAGTATTGAATACCGGTCACTGGCCAAAAACGTCAACGGGCTGATCAACGAGAACCGCGGCCAGATCGAAGTCATCATCGCCAAAGCGGCGACTTCGCTCGACGAGTTCGCCGTCACCATGCGAGGGATGCAGAACGCCATCGACGCCGCCAACGCCCTGGTGGCCGATGAGGCAAACCAGAAAGCGATTAAAGAAACTCTGCAAATTCTGCCCACACTCGTCGAAGATACCCGCAAAACGGTCAACGCCGCGCAGCGCACGATCTCAAACATCGACGAGAATATGATTAATCTTAAGAATGTGACGGGGCCGCTGGCCGAGCGTTCCGAACGCATGACAGCTCGTGTCGAATCGATTCTGGTCAGCGCGGAAGGCTTCGCCGCCGAACTCGATAAGTTTGCCCACCTCGTCAACGACGGCGACGGCAGCCTGCACTTGCTCGCATCCGACCCGAAGCTCTACAAGAATCTTAATCGATCGGCCGAGTCGCTCAGCGTATTGCTGTCGAATCTCGGGCCTGTTCTGCGCGACCTGCGTGTCTTCAGCGACAAAATCGCCCGTCATCCCGAGTTGATCGGCGTTCGCGGTGCCCTGCGAGGCAGCGACGGTCTTAAGAGCGATACCCGGCCAGTCCCGTCGCCACCGGAACGCACTTCGAACGGCTCATCAAGCCGCGCGGGGCGATCCGACTTCCGCTGA
- a CDS encoding ABC transporter ATP-binding protein — protein sequence MTSVTEQSAAVHQTAEATPCISLVDVWRTFGKTVILRGIDIELWKGETLVLIGESGCGKSVTMKLMMSLLKPTSGSAYWNGDCVSDLSDREITQRRLRFGYLFQGAALFDSLTVFENVAFGLRQNTRMSEREIDQIVRERVREVGLPDAACDRKPAELSGGMKKRVGLARALALSPEVMFYDEPTTGLDPVMSDVINELILQTAERQGVTSVVVTHDMHTVDRVADRVVMLYPAARLEPDEPQVIYEGTPEDALDSDDDRIRSFVRGESKSRLAELSMS from the coding sequence ATGACATCTGTGACCGAACAATCCGCCGCGGTTCACCAAACTGCCGAAGCGACGCCGTGCATCTCGCTGGTCGATGTGTGGCGCACCTTCGGTAAGACGGTGATTCTACGCGGCATTGATATCGAATTGTGGAAGGGCGAAACCCTCGTTCTCATTGGTGAGAGCGGCTGCGGCAAAAGCGTTACGATGAAGTTGATGATGTCGCTGCTTAAACCGACCAGCGGCTCGGCTTATTGGAACGGGGACTGTGTCAGCGATTTGAGTGATCGCGAAATTACGCAGCGTCGACTGAGATTCGGCTACCTCTTCCAGGGCGCCGCGCTGTTCGACAGCCTGACCGTCTTCGAGAACGTCGCTTTCGGACTCCGGCAGAATACGCGGATGTCCGAGCGCGAGATCGATCAGATCGTCCGCGAGCGCGTGCGTGAAGTCGGGTTGCCCGATGCCGCCTGCGACCGCAAACCCGCGGAACTATCCGGCGGCATGAAAAAACGCGTCGGCCTCGCAAGAGCCCTCGCGCTCAGTCCCGAGGTCATGTTTTATGACGAGCCGACGACGGGACTCGACCCCGTCATGAGCGACGTCATCAACGAACTCATCCTTCAGACGGCCGAACGCCAGGGCGTCACCAGTGTCGTCGTGACGCACGACATGCACACCGTCGATCGCGTCGCCGACCGCGTCGTCATGCTCTATCCGGCCGCCCGACTCGAACCGGATGAGCCGCAAGTCATATATGAAGGCACGCCGGAAGATGCTCTCGACAGTGATGACGACCGTATCCGTTCATTCGTTCGAGGCGAATCGAAATCACGACTTGCTGAGTTAAGCATGTCTTAA
- a CDS encoding MlaE family ABC transporter permease has product MATVSVPRDTSLHRLGRVTLHTVCGLGDLTLFALNVIRSSLAGRPRRSVTLTCMYEIGVLSLPVVLVTGGFIGMVLAVQSFDQLRLMRLENRLGSVINITIVKELGPVLAATMLAGRVGSAIAAELGTMRVTEQIDALRALGANPIRHLVVPRFLACLLLIPLLTVLADAMGIFGGWFFGTQVLGVNSFFYWHHTLVYITAYDFMSGLIKSVFFGASIGLIASHQGFQCGSGAEGVGRAATQAFVFSFVSILVLDFLIGIVVNRLFFLLWPVPSAFG; this is encoded by the coding sequence ATGGCAACGGTTTCCGTTCCACGAGACACCTCACTGCATCGCTTGGGGCGCGTCACGCTGCACACCGTATGCGGCTTGGGCGATCTCACGTTATTTGCGCTGAACGTCATCCGGAGTTCGCTCGCCGGGCGTCCGCGGCGGTCGGTCACGCTGACATGCATGTACGAGATCGGCGTGCTCAGCCTGCCGGTCGTCTTGGTGACCGGCGGATTCATCGGCATGGTCCTGGCCGTTCAAAGCTTCGACCAACTGCGGTTGATGAGGCTCGAAAACCGACTCGGATCGGTCATTAATATCACGATCGTTAAAGAACTCGGACCGGTCCTGGCCGCGACGATGCTCGCCGGTCGTGTCGGATCGGCGATCGCTGCCGAACTCGGCACGATGCGGGTGACCGAACAGATCGACGCCCTCCGGGCCCTCGGTGCGAACCCGATTCGTCACCTCGTTGTGCCGCGGTTTCTCGCCTGCCTCTTGTTGATTCCTTTGCTGACCGTCCTCGCCGACGCGATGGGTATCTTCGGCGGCTGGTTCTTCGGCACGCAAGTCCTCGGTGTGAACAGTTTCTTCTACTGGCACCACACGCTCGTCTATATCACCGCCTATGACTTTATGAGCGGTCTGATCAAATCCGTCTTCTTCGGAGCATCGATCGGCCTGATCGCCTCCCATCAGGGCTTTCAATGCGGAAGCGGAGCCGAAGGTGTCGGCCGCGCCGCGACGCAAGCCTTCGTCTTTTCGTTCGTGAGCATTTTGGTTCTCGACTTTCTGATCGGGATCGTCGTCAACCGGCTCTTCTTCCTGCTGTGGCCCGTCCCGTCGGCCTTTGGTTGA